The DNA window CGGGAGCGGCGCCGGGTCCGTTGGCGGTCAGCACGGTCACGGCTTCTTGCCTGCCGCGCCGGGCTGGTCGCCGGTCTTCTCGGCGGGGATCAGCAGGCCGCTGACCCGGCCGCCGGCATCGCGGCCGGCGATGACGCGGTTGATCTTGGTGTTCATGTTCATCTCGGCGGCTTCGCCGTTCAGCTGGTTGTCGCCGCGGGTGATGCGGACATTGCCGATCAGCACCGCGACATTGTCGGCCACCGAATAGACCAGCTTGTCCGACAGCGCCACATCGGTGGGGGTGGTGACGATGACACTGCCGGAGCCGTCGATCCGCTCCATCTGGGTGGTGCCGTCCGGCAGCTTCTTCAGCCGGCCGATCAGCACGTCGGCACGCAGCCGGTCGGTGCCGCGCACCGCCACCGCGTCGCCGCGCGCCACCGTCAGCTCGCGCGCCTCGTAATATTCCAGGCTGTCGCGGGCGGTGATCACGTCCTTGGTGGTGACCAGCCTCAGATCCTTGCCGGTGACGACGGCGACCTGCTTGTCGACGTCATAGACGCCATGGTCGCCGAACACCTGCTGGGTCGGGCTGACGATGCGGACATTGCCGTCGGCCACCAGCTGGAACACCTCGTTCCCCTTGCCGGGCACCTCGCGGTAATAGGCGGTCAGCACGTCGGCGAAGACGGTCGAGTCGTTGCGCTTGGCCGAGGCGTTGCCGCGCGCCACATAGGCGCGCACGTCCTGGTGCCATTCGATCGCCTGGTCGGCGTTGATCTCGACCGGCTGCTTGCCGCCCATGCCGGGCAGTCCCTGGGCGATGGCGGGAGCGGCGAACAGCAGCCCGGCGGCCAGCGCCGCGGCGGCCGGGATCGCCGACAGGGAGAAGACGGTTCTGGACGGCGACCGTTTGGACGTCACGGCTTCTTGCTCCCGGGGCGTTCGGCGGCCTGGACCTCGGCCTTCGACTGGTTGAGGAAGACGACATTCTTGCCGCGGTCCGTCATGCGGAAGCCCTTGGCGTTGATCTCGCCCTGCGGACCCTGGCCGGCCACCGCCTGGTCGCCCCAGGCGTTGCCCTTGCGGATGTCGGCCTCGGCCTCGCTGGTGGTGAACTCGTTGCCGTCGTCGCGCAGGACATGGACGTTGCCGCGCATCAGCAGGATACCGGTGGCCTGATTGTACCAGCCCTTGTCGGACCGCATGGTCACCCAGGTGCCGGCGGTCTCGGTCATCTCCGCCTGCGGCTCGTCCAGCAGGACGATGTCGGGCTGGTCGGTCGATTTGTCGGCCTTGGCCGCCACCAGCGAGAAGGGCTGGTTGTGTTCGTCCAGGCTGAAATAGCGCGGCTTCAGCATCTCGCTCTGCCCGGCATCGGCGGAGATGCGCGGGGTCGGCGGGCTGTTCAGCGACGGCCAGGCGGCCAGCAGAGCCACCATCGCCAGCGCCGCCGCCGGAAGCGCGAACTTCAGGGCCGAGACGAAACGGCTGTGGAACCGGCTGACCGGGCGGGTGTCACGCCGCCGGTGCGCACGCAGCACGGCCGGCGGCTCCGCCGGGCCATGGGCCGCGGCGGACACGCGGCGATCCTCTCCGCCGGCAGACGGGGCTGCGGGCGGGGCGGTTCCGCTGCGGTCGGGGCTGCGCAGGTCGTCCAGGCTCAACTCTTTGTCCCTCCGGCTCGGCGCTTGGCTTCCATAATGGACAGGAACGCGGTCAGGCGGCGCCCGCGCGCAGGCAATCGTGGATGTGCACGATGCCCAGCGGCCGGTCGTCCTCGATCACGAACAGGGTGGTGATCTTCTTCTCGTTCATCTCCCGCAGCGCCTCGACGATCAACGCCTTCGGGCGGATGGTCTTGGGCCGCGGCGACATGATGCTGTCGGCGCGCTCCGCCAGAAGCTCCGGCGTCAGATGACGGCGCACGTCGCCGTCGGTGATGATCCCGACCAGCACGCCCGCCTCGTCGGTCACCCCGACGCAGCCGAGCCGCTTGGCCGTCATCTCGAAGATGACGTCGGACAGCGGCGAGTCAAGGCGGCACAGGGGCAAATCGGTCCCCTTGTGCATGATGTCCGTCACCTTCAGCAGGGCGCGGCCCAGCTGTCCGCCGGGGTGGAACTCGCGGAAATCGGCGGCGGAGAAGCCGCGCCGTTCCAGCAGCGCCACGGCGATGGCGTCGCCCAGCGCCAGCATCATGGTGGTGGAGGTGGTGGGCGCCAGCCCCAGCGGGCAGGCCTCCGGCACCGGCGGCAGGACCAGCGCCACGTCCGACTGCTCGGCCAGCGAGGAGGCGGCCCGGCGGGTCATGCCGATCAGCGGGATGCCGAAGCGGCGGGTGTAGGCGATGATGTCGGCCAGCTCGTGCGTCTCGCCCGAATTGGACAGCGCCACCACCGCGTCGTTCTTCGCGATCATGCCGAGGTCGCCGTGGCTCGCCTCGCCCGGATGGACGAAGAAGGCCGGCGTGCCGGTGGAGGCCATGGTCGCGGCGATCTTGCGGGCGACATGGCCCGACTTGCCCATGCCGGTGACGACCACCCGGCCTTCGATGCCGTGCAGCAGGTCGAGCGCCTGCAGGAAGGCGCCGTCGAGGCTGTCCGCCAGCGCCACCAGCGCATCGGCCTCCGTCCGCAGGACGCGGGTGGCGCAGGCGAGGTCGCGGTTCTCCACGGCGCTCGACTCCGTCGAGGCGGCGGAGCCGTCGGTCATGCCGGCGGTCAGGCTGGACGTGATAACGCTGGTCAAGGCGGTCATGCCTTCCATTCAAAAGGCCCGATAGGCAGGCCGTTCACAAACACGCGCCCGCCCGGATGGCTCCCGGCAGGCGCGTGATGCAGTATGCCCCCCGTGGGGCGCCGGGTCAAATCGACGGCCGGTCAGGGGAGGGGCGAGCATCCCGAGCTTTCCAAGCAGGAAAGCTCCGATAAAATCTGCGTTCAGTGCGCCAAAATGTCCGGGTTTTCCCAGCCGCCGAGGTCCAGTTCGCCGCGGGCCGGCAGGAAGTCGAAGCAGGCCTGGGCCAGATGGGTGCGTCCCTCGCGCGCCAGCATGACGTCCAGCTTCGCCTTCAGGTCATGCAGGTGCAGCACGTCCGACGCCGCATACTTCATCTGGTCGGTGGTCAGCTCCGGCGCGCCCCAGTCGGAGGACTGCTGCTGCTTGGAGATTTCCACCCCCAGCAGGTCCTTGCACAGATCCTTCAGGCCATGGCGGTCGGTGAAGGTGCGGACCAGCTTGGAGGCGACCTTGGTGCAATAGACCGGCCGGCAGCCGACGCCCAGATAGGCCTTCATCACCGCCACGTCGAAGCGGGCGAAGTGGAACAGCTTGGTCACGCCGGGATCGGTCAGCAGACGCTTCAGGTTCGGCGCCTCGTACTGGCCGGGACGGAACTGCACCAGATGGACCGCACCGTCGCCGGCCGACAGCTGCACCAGGCAGAGGCGGTCGCGGTGGGGGTTCAGCCCCATGGTCTCGGTGTCGATGGCAACGCAGTTGTCGCGGGCGCCGGCGGCAAGGTCGAGGCCGTCGGGGAGGTCGCCGTCATGAAGGTCGATGGGCATGGTCGTTTCCCGGTGGTCAGGCCCCCGGCCACGGACCCTAGAAACGACGAACGCCGCTCTGCACTGCCTCCCTCTCGATCGAGGGAGCTGTGCATGCGGCGCAGCCGGGTAGAAAGAAATGGTGCCCAGGAGAAGACTCGAACTTCCACGACATTTCTGCCACAGGTACCTGAAACCTGCGCGTCTACCAATTCCGCCACCTGGGCTCGGTGCTCGGTGTGTGGGCGGTTGTTTAATGATCCGGCCGGGGGGCGTCAACAGCTTTTTTCCAACCCCTTCATTTTTTTGTCGCATCGCGGGTTTTCACCCCATCGCCGGCAGCCGCGGCAATGCAGTCCCTAGATTGGCGGCGGTCCATTCGCTATAAGCATGCCCGCAGTTCCAGCAGTCCTCATGGCGACACACAGTCGGACGACGCGCGGGGGCGCGCGGCAACGGCGGGAGAACCGCCGCGCGCAAGCCCCGGTACGGCGCGCAACGACACGGGAGACGGTCGATGTCCTATCGCACTCAGGTTATCACGGTGTTCGGCGGTTCGGGCTTCATCGGCCGCCACCTGATCCGGCGCCTCGCCCGGTCGGGCGCGCAAATCCGCATCGCCACCCGCAATCCGGGCAAGGCCACCTTCCTGAAGACGGCCGGCGCCGTCGGCCAGATCGTGCCCTTCGCCACCGACTGCACCAAGGACGAGTCGGTCGCCCGCGCCGTGCAGGGCGCGGACATCGTCATCAACCTGCTGGGCGTGCTGTACGAGCGCGGGAGCCAGAGCTTCCAGGGCGTGCATGTCGATGCCGCGGCCCGCATCGCCCGTCTGGCCGCCGCCAACGGCGTCAACCGGCTGATCCAGATTTCCGCCATCGGCGCCGACGCCAATTCCCCCTCCTCCTACGCCCGTTCCAAGGCGGCTGGCGAGCAGGCGGTGCTGTCCGCCTTCCCGGCGGCGACGATCCTGCGCCCCAGCATCGTCTTCGGGCCGGAGGACAACTTCTTCAACAAGTTCGCCGCGATGGCGCAGAAGGCCCCTGCCCTGCCGCTGATCGGCGGCGGCAAGACCCGTTTCCAGCCGGTCTATGTCGGCAATCTGGCCGATGCCGTCGTCGCCGCGCTGGAGAGCGACGACAGCCGCGGCAAGACCTACGAGCTGGGCGGCCCGCGCGTCTACAGCTTCCGCGAATTGCTGGAGCTGACGCAGAAGGACATCCAGCGTCACCGCCCGCTGGTGACCATCCCCTGGAACATCGCCGAATCGCTGGCCGGCTTCCTGGAGAAGGTGCCGGTGCTGGCCCCGGCGCTGACCCGCGACCAAGTGGCGCTGCTGCGGCAGGACAACGTCGTCTCGCCGACCGCGCTCGGCTTCAAGGACCTGGGCATCACCGAGCTCGCCACCTGCGAGGTGATCCTGCCGACCTACCTGTCGCGCTTCATCGTCGGCGGCAAGTACAACAGCCTGACCGGCAACGCGCACTGAGCGGCGGGACCGGTTCCGTGACTCCCGAAAGCCCCGGCCCCTGCGCCGGGGCTTTCGCATTGGAGCTTTGGCGGTGACGAGGCTGCGCGCGCTCGCCTCCTTCGCCGGCGGCGCCGTCATCGGCACGCTGGGCGGCCTGATCGGGCTGGGCGGGGCCGAGTTCCGGCTTCCCCTGCTGGTCGGCGCCTTCCGCTTCGCGGTGCTCGACGCCGTCATCCTGAACAAGGCGATGAGCCTCGTCGTCGTCGCCGCCGCCCTTCCCTTCCGGGCCGGCGCGGTCCCGCTCGGCCTCGTCGCCGCCAACGGGACGGTGATCGTCAACCTGCTGGCCGGCAGCCTGCTGGGCGCCTGGATCGGGGCGGGTTGGGCGATGCGGATGGACGCCGCCCGGCTGCACCGGGTGATCGCCCTGCTTCTCATACTGATCGCCGGCGCCCTGCTGTTCGGCCACGGTGCCGCAGGTGGCGGATCGCCGCTGGACGGGCTGGCGCTGGACGGGCTGGCGCTGATCGCCGCCGGGACCGCCGTCGGCTTCGCCATCGGCGTGGTCGCCTCCATCCTGGGCGTGGCCGGCGGCGAGCTGCTGATTCCGACGCTGGTCCTGCTGTTCGGCGTCGACGTCAAGCTGGCGGGCAGCCTGTCCCTGGCGATCAGCCTGCCGACCATGATCGCCGGCTTCTCCCGCTACGCCCGCGACCGCAGCCTGTCCGTGCTGGCCCGCAACCGCCGATTCGTGCTGCTGATGGCGGCGGGATCGCTGGCCGGCGCCTTCATCGGCGGCCGGCTGCTGGGCATCGTGCCGGAGTCGGTCCTGCTGCCGGTCCTGTCGGCGATCCTGCTGCTGTCGGCCGCCAAGATGTGGCGGCACTGAGAGTTTCCGCAGGGTTCCGCCCGCTTCCGGCATGGCACGCCTGCCGCTTCCCTGCTTGATTTCGCCGCTGGCCGCCGTCATGTCGGCAGTTCAACAGAGACGGGACGGGCGATGACAGGGGCAGAGGATATCCGCGGCGCCGCGGGCCGGGTGGTGGAGCAGGCCGCCGCCGCGCGCTGGGCCACCGTCGCCGCCTTCTTCCTGAACGGCACCGTCTTCGGCGTCTGGGCGACCCAGATCCCGCTGCTGAAGAACCGGCTCGACCTCAGCCCCGCCGTGCTGGGGGTGGCGCTGCTCTGCCTTGCCGTCGGCGCGCTGACCGCGATGATCGCCAGCGGTCCGCTGCTGGGACGGCTGGGCAGCGCCCCCGTGACGCGGGTGACCGCCCTGCTGTTCGCCGGATTCCTGCCGCTGCCGGCCCTGGTGCCGGACGTGGTGACGCTGTGCATCGTGCTGGCGCTGTTCGGCGCCTCGGGCGGCACCATGGACGTCGCCATGAACGCCCAGGGCGCGCTGGTGGAGCGGCGGCTCGGCCGGCCGATCATGTCCTCGCTGCACGGGATGTGGAGCCTCGGCGGGCTGGCCGGCGCAGGCTTGGGCGGGCTGCTGCTGCCGCTGATGGCGCCGGCGGCGCAGGCCGCCCTGGTATCGGTCGGGCTGGTCGCGCTGTTCCTCGCGCTGCAGGGCCGTTTCCTGCCCGACCGCAACGCCTCGACCGGCGGGCTGGTCCTGCCCGACCGCAAGACCCTGCTGCTCGGCCTGCTCGCCGCCCTGTCCTTCATGAGCGAGGGCGCCATCCTGGACTGGAGCGCCATCCATCTGCGCGACGATCTCGGCGCCCCGGCCTCGCTCGCCGGCATGGGGTTCGGCGTGTTCTGCGCCGCCATGGCGGTGGGACGCTTCAGCGGCGACCGGCTGCGCCACCGCTTCGGCGGGGCGACGCTGATGAGCGTCGGCAGCCTGTTGGCCTCTGCCGGGCTGGGGCTCGTCCTGGCGGCGGGCGTGATGGCGGATGGATCGCCGCTGCTGGCGATTGCCGGCTTCGGGCTGACCGGGATCGGGCTGTCGAACATCGTCCCGGTGCTGTTCAGCACGGCCGGCGCGGTGGACAGCGGCCACGCCGACCATGCCGTCGCCGCGGTGTCGACCATGGGCTACACCGGCGTGCTGGCCGGCCCGCCGCTGGTCGGCTTCATCGCCCAGGCGACCAGCCTCGCCACCGCCTTCGCCCTGATCGCCGTGCTCGCCCTGTTCGTGGCCGTCGCCGCGGCGCGGGCGGTGCCGCGGTCGCACTGATCCGAGGGGCCGAGGCCGCGACAAAAGTAAAGTGGTAGCGTTGCCTATTTGACAGGCGGCGACACCATTTCCTATTGTTTGGGAATCATCCGCATTTTGGTGCGGCTCGGCCGACATGGTGTTTTGAACGCCCGATATCCGCATCGCACAGGGAGTTGGCAGTGGTTCGGAACAAGCAGCTGCGCGACGAGATGATGCTCTGCTTCCAGGGAAGCCCGACCGGCCATGAAAGCTCGGACTCTCGGGATGACTGCGGTTCGTCGGCACCGACGCTTGTCCGTCCCTCGAAGCCGCTGAAGGCCCAGACCCTCGTTCTGCGCAAACGCAGCCCACGCTCGATACCGGACGGCTCCCCCGCAATTCCTCCCGGCTACCGTTTGGCCACGCGGGAGGAGCTTTACGATACCGGCCGCGGTCACTTCGACCCGAGCGAAGTGAGCGTTTGTCCGCCGCAGAGCCGCGAAGAGATCGAGGCACTTGACCGTGTCGTCGCCATGCTTGAGGCGCAGCTTCGCTGAACGAGGTGTGAGCGGAGTCGTCTCTCAGCGCCGTCTCTCGGTTCCGGCGGCACGCGGGGCGTGCAGAGCGTGTCTTGGATGCGGCCCTTCGTCGCCAAGGCCAATGCCCATTGCAATCGGCGGAGACTTCCGGAAGAGTCCTTGCAAGACCCCGGCAATCCGCATGCATGATGATCAGACCTGTCCTTGTAGACTACAACGGCATCGCGTTTCCGGCGGACGATGACGACGCGGCGGCGCTTCATGCAGTTCTGCTGAAAGCGGTTCGCAGTCCAATGCATCCGGACGATGTCAGGCTGCTTGCCGGAGAGACGGTGCTGATCATGTCGGTCAATCACGGCAGACGTACAGCCGGCGTCGCTTACCGCTTTGCCGTCAGATCGCCGCCCGCGGGGACGGTCTACCGCATCGGCAACCGGCTGACGAATGAGCCTTACATCCTCTTGTCGATACGGCACATGGTGGTCGGGAAACGCTGAGCCCGGCAGTTTCCCGCCGGGCGACGTCGCAGGCTCATCTCGGCCGCGTCACAGATACAGGAAGGCCAGCATGCCGGTGCCGATGGCGATGCGGTACCAGCCGAAGGGGGTGAAGCCGTAGCGGCCGACGAAGTCGACCAGCGTCTTCACCACCAACGCCGCGGCGATGAAGGCGGTGACGAAGCCGACCAGGATCAGCAGGCCGCTGTCCAGGCTCATCACCGACCAGTTCTTGTAGAGGTCGTAGGCGGTGGCGCCGGCCATGGTCGGCACCGCCAGAAAGAAGGAGAATTCGGCCGCCGCCTTGCGGTCGACGCCCATCAGCAGGGCGCCCAGGATGCTGGCCCCCGACCGCGACACGCCCGGCACCAGCGCCAGGCACTGGCAGAAGCCGATCTTCAGCGCCAGCGGGGCGGAGAAATTCTCGATCCGGTGATAGCGGGCGACCGGGACCAGCCGCTCCACCAGCAGGATGGCGATGCCGCCGACGATCAGGGCGATGCTGACCACCGTCGGGTTGAAC is part of the Azospirillum lipoferum 4B genome and encodes:
- a CDS encoding complex I NDUFA9 subunit family protein, with protein sequence MSYRTQVITVFGGSGFIGRHLIRRLARSGAQIRIATRNPGKATFLKTAGAVGQIVPFATDCTKDESVARAVQGADIVINLLGVLYERGSQSFQGVHVDAAARIARLAAANGVNRLIQISAIGADANSPSSYARSKAAGEQAVLSAFPAATILRPSIVFGPEDNFFNKFAAMAQKAPALPLIGGGKTRFQPVYVGNLADAVVAALESDDSRGKTYELGGPRVYSFRELLELTQKDIQRHRPLVTIPWNIAESLAGFLEKVPVLAPALTRDQVALLRQDNVVSPTALGFKDLGITELATCEVILPTYLSRFIVGGKYNSLTGNAH
- a CDS encoding sulfite exporter TauE/SafE family protein, whose product is MTRLRALASFAGGAVIGTLGGLIGLGGAEFRLPLLVGAFRFAVLDAVILNKAMSLVVVAAALPFRAGAVPLGLVAANGTVIVNLLAGSLLGAWIGAGWAMRMDAARLHRVIALLLILIAGALLFGHGAAGGGSPLDGLALDGLALIAAGTAVGFAIGVVASILGVAGGELLIPTLVLLFGVDVKLAGSLSLAISLPTMIAGFSRYARDRSLSVLARNRRFVLLMAAGSLAGAFIGGRLLGIVPESVLLPVLSAILLLSAAKMWRH
- a CDS encoding ribonuclease D, translating into MPIDLHDGDLPDGLDLAAGARDNCVAIDTETMGLNPHRDRLCLVQLSAGDGAVHLVQFRPGQYEAPNLKRLLTDPGVTKLFHFARFDVAVMKAYLGVGCRPVYCTKVASKLVRTFTDRHGLKDLCKDLLGVEISKQQQSSDWGAPELTTDQMKYAASDVLHLHDLKAKLDVMLAREGRTHLAQACFDFLPARGELDLGGWENPDILAH
- a CDS encoding KpsF/GutQ family sugar-phosphate isomerase, which translates into the protein MEGMTALTSVITSSLTAGMTDGSAASTESSAVENRDLACATRVLRTEADALVALADSLDGAFLQALDLLHGIEGRVVVTGMGKSGHVARKIAATMASTGTPAFFVHPGEASHGDLGMIAKNDAVVALSNSGETHELADIIAYTRRFGIPLIGMTRRAASSLAEQSDVALVLPPVPEACPLGLAPTTSTTMMLALGDAIAVALLERRGFSAADFREFHPGGQLGRALLKVTDIMHKGTDLPLCRLDSPLSDVIFEMTAKRLGCVGVTDEAGVLVGIITDGDVRRHLTPELLAERADSIMSPRPKTIRPKALIVEALREMNEKKITTLFVIEDDRPLGIVHIHDCLRAGAA
- a CDS encoding MFS transporter, translated to MTGAEDIRGAAGRVVEQAAAARWATVAAFFLNGTVFGVWATQIPLLKNRLDLSPAVLGVALLCLAVGALTAMIASGPLLGRLGSAPVTRVTALLFAGFLPLPALVPDVVTLCIVLALFGASGGTMDVAMNAQGALVERRLGRPIMSSLHGMWSLGGLAGAGLGGLLLPLMAPAAQAALVSVGLVALFLALQGRFLPDRNASTGGLVLPDRKTLLLGLLAALSFMSEGAILDWSAIHLRDDLGAPASLAGMGFGVFCAAMAVGRFSGDRLRHRFGGATLMSVGSLLASAGLGLVLAAGVMADGSPLLAIAGFGLTGIGLSNIVPVLFSTAGAVDSGHADHAVAAVSTMGYTGVLAGPPLVGFIAQATSLATAFALIAVLALFVAVAAARAVPRSH
- a CDS encoding LptA/OstA family protein, whose product is MTSKRSPSRTVFSLSAIPAAAALAAGLLFAAPAIAQGLPGMGGKQPVEINADQAIEWHQDVRAYVARGNASAKRNDSTVFADVLTAYYREVPGKGNEVFQLVADGNVRIVSPTQQVFGDHGVYDVDKQVAVVTGKDLRLVTTKDVITARDSLEYYEARELTVARGDAVAVRGTDRLRADVLIGRLKKLPDGTTQMERIDGSGSVIVTTPTDVALSDKLVYSVADNVAVLIGNVRITRGDNQLNGEAAEMNMNTKINRVIAGRDAGGRVSGLLIPAEKTGDQPGAAGKKP
- a CDS encoding undecaprenyl-diphosphate phosphatase; its protein translation is MMIDQYLDATLMGLVEGLTEFLPVSSTGHLIMLDELLGFQGPPGKVFEVVIQLGAILAICVVYFQRLWQVATGLKDDPGARRFVMAVLIAFLPAMVLGAGLHGVIKTLLFNPTVVSIALIVGGIAILLVERLVPVARYHRIENFSAPLALKIGFCQCLALVPGVSRSGASILGALLMGVDRKAAAEFSFFLAVPTMAGATAYDLYKNWSVMSLDSGLLILVGFVTAFIAAALVVKTLVDFVGRYGFTPFGWYRIAIGTGMLAFLYL
- the lptC gene encoding LPS export ABC transporter periplasmic protein LptC, producing MSLDDLRSPDRSGTAPPAAPSAGGEDRRVSAAAHGPAEPPAVLRAHRRRDTRPVSRFHSRFVSALKFALPAAALAMVALLAAWPSLNSPPTPRISADAGQSEMLKPRYFSLDEHNQPFSLVAAKADKSTDQPDIVLLDEPQAEMTETAGTWVTMRSDKGWYNQATGILLMRGNVHVLRDDGNEFTTSEAEADIRKGNAWGDQAVAGQGPQGEINAKGFRMTDRGKNVVFLNQSKAEVQAAERPGSKKP